The following are encoded in a window of Armatimonas rosea genomic DNA:
- a CDS encoding DUF6754 domain-containing protein, translated as MNHATGPAFILLLAMSVVIVMTVVSAQRGKQYFIRRIPGLSAIDEAVGRAVEMGRGILLSTGLSDGIDIITLQALAICANVAASAARYGTRVQMPVYNSAMLPIAEDTISNAYNQAGRGDAYSPDDVRYLSNQQFAYAAGVAGMIQREKFAATFLFGTFFAESLIMAENANMVGAIQVAGTPSTTQVPFFIAACDYVIIGDEYYAATAYLTRQPTLLGSMVGQDRVKIGILAMVVVGALCTSFVKPLQHLFGNLLSDQNVPIGKLLDAPEEGG; from the coding sequence ATGAACCACGCAACTGGGCCTGCTTTTATCCTGCTGCTGGCAATGTCGGTTGTCATTGTCATGACCGTCGTCTCGGCGCAGCGGGGAAAACAGTACTTTATTCGGCGTATTCCCGGACTCTCGGCTATCGATGAAGCCGTGGGGCGCGCCGTGGAGATGGGACGAGGGATCCTGCTCTCCACCGGCCTCTCCGATGGGATCGATATCATCACGCTCCAGGCACTGGCCATCTGCGCCAATGTCGCGGCCTCGGCGGCGCGCTACGGCACGCGAGTCCAGATGCCGGTCTACAACTCCGCCATGCTGCCAATCGCCGAGGACACGATCTCCAATGCCTACAACCAGGCCGGCCGCGGCGATGCGTACTCCCCCGACGATGTGCGCTATCTCTCCAACCAGCAGTTCGCCTACGCGGCGGGTGTGGCCGGGATGATCCAGCGCGAGAAGTTCGCCGCGACCTTCCTCTTTGGGACGTTCTTCGCCGAGTCGCTGATCATGGCAGAGAACGCCAACATGGTCGGAGCGATCCAGGTGGCCGGGACGCCATCGACCACGCAGGTGCCCTTCTTTATCGCCGCCTGTGACTATGTCATTATCGGAGACGAGTACTACGCCGCGACTGCCTATCTCACGCGCCAGCCGACCCTGCTAGGCTCGATGGTGGGCCAAGACCGGGTGAAGATTGGGATCCTGGCGATGGTGGTGGTGGGCGCACTCTGCACGAGCTTTGTCAAGCCCCTCCAGCACCTCTTTGGTAACCTGCTCTCCGATCAAAATGTCCCCATTGGGAAGCTCTTGGACGCTCCCGAGGAAGGAGGCTAG
- a CDS encoding family 10 glycosylhydrolase, with product MKRRDFLTLSAGAGAALLASDEEAHAEELGALEKPPPIPREFRGLWVASVTNIDWPSKPGLPPEEQRAELIALLDRAQRLKLNAVLLQVRPACDALYRSEKEPWSEYLTGVMGQDPGWDPLAEAVKEAHDRGIELHAWVNPFRARQSGAKSPTAANHVSVKHPAWVKAYGTLQWLDPGEPEASKHSLDVLMDIVRRYDIDGLHVDDYFYPYKLYTDEKNKVEKPFPDEPAWKRYVQGGGKLSRSDWRRKNIDDFIRTLYEQIKAEKPHVKFGISPFGIWRPGNPPQITGYDSYENLYGDSRKWMQEGWADYFAPQLYWKIDQAGQSFPILLIWWSEQNPLKRHLWPGLYTSKYPPLEIEYQIKVARGLSGTPSGHLHFSAVVLKKGMESDTNTMAGRLATVVYPEPALVPACPWLSTVPPPAPRNVRISGERITWQQVERAFVYAVQWRTGDRWSTVILPGDHAAHETGAQVDQAVVTAVDRLGNASV from the coding sequence GTGAAGCGACGCGATTTTCTGACACTCTCGGCGGGCGCCGGGGCCGCACTGCTGGCAAGCGATGAGGAGGCACACGCCGAGGAGCTGGGGGCGCTGGAGAAGCCGCCGCCCATCCCGCGCGAGTTCCGAGGCCTCTGGGTTGCCAGCGTCACCAATATCGACTGGCCCAGCAAGCCCGGCCTGCCCCCCGAGGAGCAGCGTGCCGAGCTGATCGCCCTGCTGGATAGGGCACAACGCCTCAAGCTCAACGCGGTCCTACTCCAGGTGCGCCCCGCCTGCGATGCCCTCTACCGCTCCGAGAAAGAGCCCTGGAGCGAGTACCTCACCGGAGTCATGGGCCAGGATCCCGGCTGGGACCCCCTCGCGGAGGCCGTCAAAGAGGCCCACGACCGGGGAATCGAGCTCCATGCCTGGGTGAACCCCTTCCGCGCACGCCAGTCCGGGGCCAAGAGCCCCACCGCGGCCAACCATGTCTCGGTTAAGCACCCCGCCTGGGTCAAGGCCTACGGTACGCTCCAGTGGCTCGATCCGGGTGAGCCCGAGGCCAGTAAGCACTCGCTCGATGTCCTGATGGATATCGTCCGGCGCTACGATATCGACGGTCTCCATGTCGATGACTACTTCTACCCCTACAAGCTCTACACCGACGAAAAAAACAAGGTCGAGAAGCCCTTCCCCGACGAGCCGGCCTGGAAGCGCTATGTTCAGGGAGGCGGCAAGCTCTCGCGCTCGGACTGGCGGCGCAAGAATATCGACGACTTCATCCGCACGCTCTATGAGCAGATCAAGGCGGAGAAGCCCCACGTGAAGTTTGGGATCAGCCCCTTTGGCATCTGGCGCCCCGGCAACCCGCCCCAGATCACCGGCTACGACTCCTACGAGAACCTCTACGGCGACAGTCGCAAGTGGATGCAGGAGGGCTGGGCAGACTACTTCGCGCCTCAGCTCTACTGGAAGATCGACCAAGCCGGGCAGAGCTTTCCCATCCTGCTGATCTGGTGGTCGGAGCAGAACCCGCTCAAGCGCCACCTCTGGCCGGGGCTCTACACCAGCAAGTACCCGCCGCTGGAGATCGAGTACCAGATCAAGGTCGCGCGCGGGCTCTCGGGGACGCCCAGTGGCCACCTGCACTTCTCCGCCGTCGTGCTGAAAAAAGGCATGGAGTCCGATACCAACACGATGGCGGGCCGCCTCGCCACGGTGGTCTACCCCGAGCCTGCGCTCGTCCCCGCCTGCCCCTGGCTCAGCACCGTCCCGCCTCCCGCTCCCCGCAATGTCCGCATCAGTGGTGAGCGCATCACCTGGCAGCAGGTCGAGCGCGCCTTTGTCTACGCCGTCCAGTGGCGCACCGGCGACCGCTGGAGCACCGTCATCCTCCCCGGTGACCACGCCGCCCACGAGACCGGTGCACAGGTAGACCAAGCCGTCGTGACCGCCGTAGATCGGCTCGGGAATGCATCGGTATAG
- the ruvC gene encoding crossover junction endodeoxyribonuclease RuvC, giving the protein MTILGIDPGTATTGFGVIRYEEGRLIPVDVGVLLTTPDMALPDRLKSIYDDINTLLDRYTPELVATEKLFFDKNVTNGIAVGAARGVILLAFAQRGLSWMEYTPMQVKQSVTGYGAADKLQVQAMVTRLLNLAEVPKPDDAADALAVAICHAHSHKISGLGRTRSRDNRR; this is encoded by the coding sequence GTGACAATTCTGGGGATCGATCCGGGGACAGCCACCACAGGTTTTGGTGTCATTCGCTACGAAGAGGGGCGGCTGATCCCTGTGGATGTGGGGGTCTTGCTCACGACACCGGACATGGCGCTCCCCGACCGTCTCAAGTCCATCTACGACGATATCAACACGCTCTTGGACCGCTACACGCCCGAGCTAGTGGCCACCGAGAAGCTGTTTTTTGATAAGAATGTCACCAATGGGATCGCGGTGGGGGCGGCGCGCGGGGTGATCCTGCTCGCCTTTGCCCAGCGCGGGCTCTCCTGGATGGAGTACACCCCCATGCAGGTCAAGCAGTCGGTGACGGGCTACGGGGCGGCGGACAAGCTCCAGGTCCAGGCCATGGTGACACGCCTGCTCAACCTCGCCGAGGTGCCCAAGCCCGACGATGCCGCCGATGCGCTGGCGGTCGCGATCTGCCACGCCCACTCCCACAAGATCAGCGGTCTCGGGCGTACCCGGAGCCGGGACAATCGAAGGTAA
- a CDS encoding protein-disulfide reductase DsbD N-terminal domain-containing protein: MYSNYEDFTIMWIRTAALAALVSSLASAAPAQAPKLPGFFAAAKATVAPVSVKAGAKATLTVTITMAPGFHIYDPKPGDEFAIPSEVTPTKVAGVTYGKAVWPAPTLHEKTRIHEGTITVTVPITLAKTVKPGTLKLGAAVKAQGCNATGCLPPETVQLSAPLTVSK; encoded by the coding sequence TTGTACAGTAACTACGAGGACTTTACGATCATGTGGATTCGCACCGCAGCCCTGGCTGCTCTGGTTTCGTCGCTGGCATCCGCCGCTCCCGCACAGGCCCCCAAGCTTCCTGGCTTCTTCGCCGCAGCCAAGGCGACAGTCGCTCCGGTCAGTGTCAAGGCGGGGGCGAAGGCCACCCTGACCGTCACCATCACCATGGCTCCTGGCTTTCATATCTACGACCCCAAGCCCGGCGATGAGTTTGCCATCCCCTCCGAGGTGACTCCCACCAAAGTAGCAGGAGTGACCTACGGCAAGGCGGTCTGGCCCGCCCCGACCCTGCACGAGAAGACCCGAATCCACGAGGGGACGATCACGGTCACGGTGCCCATCACGCTCGCCAAGACGGTCAAACCGGGTACTCTGAAGCTGGGAGCGGCGGTGAAGGCCCAGGGCTGCAACGCCACCGGCTGCCTCCCGCCAGAGACGGTTCAGCTCTCCGCGCCGCTGACGGTGAGTAAGTAG
- a CDS encoding protein-disulfide reductase DsbD family protein produces the protein MRRLLALFVLAAVAVGSAFATPTKPTLFATVAPSPARAGEFITVLVTAKLAPKMHIYALDANPDLFTATELKVEGKGLTALGKPGESKPEPFYSAPDKATVGVHANEATFSQNLSLAKDTSAGNLPLKVTLRYQVCDDTGCLPPTTEEVKLAPLTVEAGTARPEFSKPPFAKPEGVASPSEPGEAKSKSPSDAAPTNLLTFILTAFGAGLLALITPCVFPMIPVTFAYFTKVATAKDDDPTVVNKTIFRLAVLYCLGIVVSFVVFGLITALTVGAAGATRFAANPIVNVGFGLIFIGFGLALLEVFELKLPSSVQQLTGAGRKTGGYLGVFLLGLTFVIASFTCAAPFVGTVMVLAAKGGEPMLAVLGMALFATALALPFFLLALFPSLLKKLPKSGDWLTTIKGVMGFLELAAAVKFFSNADLVWNWNLLTVPLCLALYGLALLGCGLWLLGKLYVGFNTPQDKPTIARRVWAGLFIAAALYCVYGVSGRPTHPLLSGFLPPADHTGFGVRKGENELEWERDFEKAKSLAKASGKRVIIDFTGHTCTNCRDVETRVFPEVAVKTELEKYIRVRLYTDRDGGKYATPEEGSRNADLAMTYFDAIVNPLYAVVDADGKLIAKTDYNLAKDPTRMAEWLKNGHS, from the coding sequence ATGCGACGCCTCCTTGCCCTCTTTGTGCTCGCGGCGGTTGCGGTTGGCAGTGCCTTCGCAACCCCCACAAAGCCGACTCTCTTCGCCACTGTCGCGCCAAGCCCCGCGCGGGCCGGTGAGTTTATCACGGTCCTGGTGACGGCAAAGCTCGCGCCCAAGATGCACATCTACGCGCTCGATGCCAACCCCGATCTCTTCACCGCCACCGAGCTAAAAGTCGAGGGCAAGGGCCTGACCGCGCTGGGAAAACCCGGCGAGTCCAAGCCAGAGCCGTTCTATAGCGCGCCCGACAAGGCCACGGTTGGGGTACATGCCAACGAGGCCACGTTCTCCCAGAACCTCAGCCTTGCCAAAGACACGTCCGCAGGCAACCTCCCCCTCAAGGTAACGCTCCGGTACCAGGTCTGCGACGACACCGGCTGCCTCCCCCCGACCACGGAAGAGGTCAAGCTCGCTCCGCTAACGGTCGAGGCCGGCACCGCCCGCCCCGAGTTCAGCAAGCCCCCCTTCGCGAAGCCGGAGGGGGTGGCGAGCCCCAGCGAGCCGGGGGAGGCAAAAAGCAAGTCTCCCTCAGATGCAGCGCCGACAAACCTGCTGACCTTTATCCTCACAGCCTTTGGTGCAGGGCTCCTGGCGCTCATCACCCCCTGTGTCTTTCCCATGATCCCCGTGACCTTTGCCTACTTTACCAAGGTCGCAACCGCCAAAGACGATGACCCCACGGTGGTGAACAAGACCATCTTTCGGCTGGCCGTGCTCTATTGCCTGGGGATTGTCGTGAGCTTTGTGGTCTTTGGGCTGATCACGGCGCTGACGGTCGGGGCGGCGGGCGCGACCCGCTTTGCGGCCAATCCGATTGTCAATGTGGGCTTTGGGCTGATCTTTATCGGCTTTGGCCTCGCGCTCTTGGAGGTCTTTGAGCTCAAGCTGCCCAGCAGTGTCCAGCAGCTCACCGGTGCGGGCCGCAAGACCGGCGGTTATCTCGGCGTGTTTCTGCTGGGGCTGACTTTTGTGATCGCCAGCTTCACCTGCGCCGCTCCCTTTGTCGGGACGGTCATGGTGCTGGCGGCCAAGGGGGGCGAGCCCATGCTGGCCGTGCTGGGAATGGCGCTCTTTGCCACCGCACTGGCACTGCCTTTCTTCCTGCTGGCGCTCTTCCCGAGCCTGCTCAAGAAGCTCCCCAAGTCCGGCGACTGGCTCACCACGATCAAGGGTGTCATGGGCTTCTTGGAGCTCGCCGCCGCGGTGAAGTTCTTCTCCAACGCCGACCTGGTCTGGAACTGGAACCTGCTCACCGTGCCACTCTGCCTGGCGCTCTATGGCCTCGCGTTATTAGGCTGTGGACTCTGGCTGCTGGGCAAGCTCTATGTCGGCTTCAATACCCCACAGGACAAGCCAACTATCGCACGTCGGGTCTGGGCGGGGCTCTTTATCGCCGCTGCCCTGTACTGTGTCTACGGTGTCTCCGGCCGCCCGACCCACCCGCTTCTCTCTGGCTTCCTGCCCCCCGCCGACCACACCGGCTTTGGGGTACGCAAGGGCGAGAACGAGCTGGAGTGGGAGCGGGACTTTGAGAAGGCCAAGTCGCTGGCGAAGGCAAGTGGCAAGCGCGTGATTATCGACTTCACGGGCCATACCTGCACCAACTGCCGCGATGTCGAGACCCGTGTCTTTCCGGAAGTCGCGGTCAAGACAGAGCTGGAGAAGTACATCCGAGTCCGCCTCTACACCGACCGCGACGGTGGCAAGTACGCGACGCCTGAGGAGGGCAGCCGCAACGCCGATCTCGCGATGACCTACTTCGACGCGATTGTCAACCCGCTCTACGCCGTGGTCGATGCCGATGGCAAGCTGATCGCCAAGACCGACTACAACCTCGCCAAAGACCCCACCCGTATGGCCGAGTGGCTCAAGAACGGCCACAGCTAG
- a CDS encoding prolyl oligopeptidase family serine peptidase produces the protein MSKTLFSFLAQPPTMRNGIPLQPAGKIIPPIGMTLSPTDKTALTDGVAALGAKTDALKKHPLWPDVEIYRKAVAWSLEANTIYNARELQTAKELLTEGTARADALARGQAPWTKQTGLVVRAYTSKLDGSVQPYGLVIPDSAFDGQKHRLDLFMHGRGENLTELSFLEQRRKSPGEFTPPGALVLHPYGRFCNANHLAGEVDVFEAIAHVQSQYKIDEDRIILRGFSMGGGATWHLSVHHPDYWCAAAPGAGFADTIRFSNLKESEIPGWQRKLLRLYDPVDWAVNLAQCPLVVYSGEIDGQKLAADDMEAALKAEGLPMTHIIGPKTGHSYHKDSKPLINAELDKYAARGRDKNPQKVRLTTWSLRYAKSNWLQITGLAKHWERARAEAEQSADGKSVTIKTSGVTALQLARSFKSVNLDGQQLAGAVFYKDKDGKTWRAGEPRGKELRKKPGLQGPIDDAFMNRFVFVRPTGIPKTPEQGAWAKKAMEQAIDDWKTFFRGEVVVVDDDKLTAEQIRNANLVLWGDPASNSVIGRISAKVPLGWTPETAPVGIYPNPLNPSRYVVYNSGFTWHDYMSGSNAHHTPKLPDWATVRVADGSVVAQGFFDESWKK, from the coding sequence ATGAGTAAGACGCTTTTCTCGTTTCTCGCCCAGCCGCCGACGATGCGCAATGGGATTCCGCTCCAGCCCGCAGGAAAGATCATCCCGCCGATTGGGATGACCCTCAGCCCCACCGATAAGACCGCCCTCACCGATGGAGTCGCGGCGCTGGGGGCCAAGACCGACGCGCTCAAGAAGCACCCGCTCTGGCCCGATGTGGAGATCTACCGAAAAGCAGTCGCCTGGAGCCTGGAGGCCAACACGATCTACAATGCCCGCGAGCTTCAGACCGCCAAGGAGCTCCTGACCGAAGGCACCGCCCGCGCCGATGCCCTTGCACGCGGCCAAGCCCCGTGGACCAAACAAACCGGGCTTGTGGTGCGCGCCTACACCAGCAAGCTCGATGGCTCCGTCCAACCCTACGGCCTCGTGATCCCCGACAGCGCCTTCGACGGTCAGAAGCACCGCCTCGACCTGTTCATGCACGGGCGCGGCGAGAACCTGACCGAGCTCTCGTTTCTAGAGCAGCGTCGCAAGAGCCCCGGTGAGTTCACCCCTCCCGGCGCGCTCGTGCTCCACCCGTACGGGCGCTTCTGCAACGCCAACCACCTCGCCGGAGAAGTGGATGTCTTTGAGGCGATCGCCCATGTGCAGAGCCAGTACAAGATCGACGAGGACCGCATTATCCTGCGTGGCTTCTCCATGGGTGGGGGCGCGACCTGGCACCTATCGGTCCACCACCCCGACTACTGGTGCGCCGCCGCGCCCGGCGCGGGCTTCGCCGACACGATCCGCTTCTCCAACCTGAAAGAGAGCGAGATTCCAGGCTGGCAGCGCAAGCTCCTGCGCCTCTACGACCCGGTGGACTGGGCGGTGAATCTGGCGCAGTGTCCGCTGGTGGTCTACTCAGGCGAGATCGACGGCCAGAAGCTGGCGGCCGATGACATGGAGGCGGCACTGAAGGCAGAGGGGCTGCCCATGACCCATATTATCGGGCCAAAGACGGGCCACTCCTACCATAAAGACAGCAAGCCGCTCATCAATGCGGAGCTGGATAAGTACGCCGCGCGGGGCCGCGACAAGAACCCCCAGAAGGTACGCCTGACCACCTGGAGCCTGCGCTACGCCAAGTCGAACTGGCTGCAGATTACGGGGCTGGCCAAGCACTGGGAGCGCGCCCGCGCCGAGGCCGAGCAGAGCGCCGATGGCAAGAGCGTGACGATCAAGACCAGCGGGGTGACCGCCCTCCAGCTGGCGCGGAGCTTCAAGAGTGTCAACCTGGATGGCCAGCAGCTCGCGGGGGCGGTTTTTTATAAGGACAAAGATGGGAAGACCTGGCGCGCTGGTGAGCCCCGTGGGAAAGAGCTTCGCAAGAAGCCTGGTCTGCAAGGCCCCATCGACGATGCCTTTATGAACCGCTTTGTCTTTGTGCGCCCGACCGGGATTCCCAAGACCCCTGAGCAAGGGGCGTGGGCGAAGAAGGCTATGGAGCAGGCAATCGACGACTGGAAGACCTTCTTCCGCGGCGAGGTCGTGGTGGTCGACGACGATAAGCTGACGGCAGAGCAGATCCGCAACGCCAACCTGGTGCTCTGGGGTGACCCGGCATCCAATAGCGTGATCGGGCGCATCTCGGCCAAGGTGCCCCTCGGCTGGACCCCGGAGACTGCACCCGTGGGAATCTACCCCAACCCGCTCAACCCGAGCCGCTACGTGGTCTACAACTCGGGCTTTACCTGGCACGACTACATGTCCGGCTCCAACGCCCACCACACCCCCAAGCTCCCCGACTGGGCGACCGTTCGGGTGGCGGATGGGAGCGTGGTCGCACAGGGCTTCTTCGACGAGAGCTGGAAGAAGTAG
- a CDS encoding NlpC/P60 family protein produces the protein MRTQQVAQPVCHLWQETRRRENDRVSQVLLGSTVSVLETSDDGEWVRVQGDDTYRGWAETRFLVDEVAPEATVSVPFADVRAEARADAPLVARLSILSTLTAHPPVGDWCPVTLPGGASGWLPVAALAPLPKKSPEVWATEFLGTPYLWGGSSAFGLDCSGLAQLCYRLAGITLRRDADIQRDDPRFIPVAQDALEPGDLVFFGKPEKITHVGLHLAGKTFIHAAGGAGTILTEWGDTRYSPSYVDARRLNPQRASDPVIRFEAETR, from the coding sequence GTGAGAACACAACAAGTGGCGCAGCCGGTCTGTCATCTGTGGCAAGAGACCCGGCGGCGGGAGAACGACCGCGTCTCGCAGGTCCTACTGGGAAGCACGGTCAGCGTGCTGGAGACCTCCGATGATGGCGAGTGGGTGCGGGTCCAGGGCGACGATACCTACCGGGGCTGGGCGGAGACACGCTTCTTGGTGGATGAGGTGGCACCGGAGGCGACTGTCTCCGTGCCCTTCGCCGATGTCCGTGCCGAGGCGCGTGCCGATGCTCCCCTCGTGGCGCGGCTCTCGATTCTGAGCACGCTTACGGCGCACCCGCCCGTGGGGGACTGGTGCCCCGTCACCCTGCCCGGCGGCGCGTCGGGCTGGCTCCCCGTGGCGGCGCTGGCACCGCTACCCAAGAAATCCCCCGAGGTCTGGGCCACCGAGTTTCTCGGGACCCCCTATCTCTGGGGGGGATCGTCGGCGTTTGGCCTCGACTGCTCCGGGCTGGCGCAGCTCTGCTACCGGCTGGCGGGAATCACCCTGCGCCGGGATGCCGATATCCAGCGCGACGATCCCCGGTTTATTCCCGTGGCGCAGGACGCCCTCGAACCGGGGGACTTGGTCTTTTTTGGCAAGCCCGAGAAGATCACCCACGTGGGGCTGCACCTTGCAGGAAAGACGTTTATTCATGCCGCGGGGGGAGCCGGGACGATTCTTACCGAGTGGGGCGACACGCGCTACTCTCCCAGCTATGTCGATGCCCGGCGGCTCAACCCGCAGCGAGCGAGCGACCCCGTGATCCGTTTTGAGGCCGAGACCCGATGA
- a CDS encoding YgfZ/GcvT domain-containing protein encodes MTLPECFYLPLERDLLRLTGRDRQSFLQGMVTNEIASLTPGQGCYAFHLTSKGQILADCRVACLEDSLLIDTEPGWGTPLAESLDHHLVMERVKITPLTGILSTFVGGEEAEEILRGLQLLPEPGEGSNVTQSFVGQQVIVVRTHWIAGTGFMIYASAETMAIVHDSAGELLDSAVFEGLRIEAGIPKGRVDFDEKTLAPETGQASRAIHYKKGCYIGQEVVARIDARGHTNRGFVRLTLDALVAPGTKLYTDGKEVGWLTSVAPGPTLGEPRALGYLRNEFAAPGTQVAVGESGMGVVV; translated from the coding sequence ATGACCCTCCCCGAGTGCTTTTATCTCCCCCTGGAGCGCGACCTCCTGCGCCTGACCGGCCGCGACCGCCAGAGCTTCTTGCAGGGTATGGTCACCAACGAGATCGCCTCCCTGACCCCGGGACAGGGGTGCTACGCCTTCCATCTCACCAGCAAGGGCCAGATCCTCGCCGACTGCCGGGTCGCCTGCCTTGAGGACAGCCTGCTCATCGACACCGAGCCCGGCTGGGGTACGCCTCTGGCAGAGTCGCTAGACCACCACCTGGTCATGGAGCGCGTCAAGATTACGCCTCTGACCGGAATTCTCTCCACGTTTGTGGGAGGCGAGGAAGCCGAGGAGATTCTTCGTGGGCTACAGCTTCTCCCTGAGCCTGGTGAGGGGAGTAATGTCACGCAGAGCTTCGTCGGGCAGCAAGTCATTGTGGTGCGTACGCACTGGATTGCCGGTACGGGCTTTATGATCTATGCCAGTGCGGAGACAATGGCGATTGTGCACGATAGTGCAGGGGAGCTCTTAGACAGCGCGGTTTTTGAAGGGCTACGGATCGAGGCGGGGATTCCCAAGGGGCGCGTGGACTTCGATGAGAAGACCCTCGCGCCGGAGACTGGGCAGGCAAGCCGGGCGATTCACTACAAGAAGGGCTGCTATATCGGGCAGGAAGTGGTGGCACGCATCGATGCGCGGGGCCACACCAACCGCGGCTTTGTCCGGCTGACCCTCGACGCTCTTGTGGCACCAGGAACCAAGCTCTATACCGACGGTAAAGAGGTGGGCTGGCTGACGTCCGTGGCACCGGGACCGACCTTGGGGGAGCCGCGGGCTCTGGGGTACCTACGCAATGAGTTTGCCGCGCCTGGAACACAGGTTGCGGTGGGCGAGAGTGGCATGGGAGTCGTGGTATGA
- a CDS encoding VOC family protein — protein MRTSTNTRFSQCGFHHMALRAVNFDASLAFYTEGLGFPVAHSWGEGEKRIALLDLGDGNYLELFACPEGTEIVGGNQFFHLALRSIDVDSDIEKVRLLGCPITIEPKSVEVNGKTIRVGFFLGPEGETLEFFQNDEL, from the coding sequence ATGCGTACCTCAACCAACACCCGCTTTAGCCAGTGTGGATTTCATCACATGGCACTCCGTGCCGTGAACTTTGACGCCTCTCTTGCCTTCTACACAGAGGGGCTTGGCTTTCCTGTTGCCCACTCCTGGGGGGAGGGGGAGAAGCGAATCGCTCTGCTCGACCTGGGGGATGGAAACTACCTGGAGCTCTTTGCCTGCCCAGAGGGAACTGAGATTGTGGGAGGAAACCAGTTTTTTCACCTCGCTCTGCGCTCCATAGATGTCGATTCTGATATAGAAAAAGTACGTTTATTGGGCTGTCCGATTACCATTGAGCCAAAAAGTGTGGAGGTTAATGGCAAGACTATTCGTGTTGGGTTCTTTCTTGGGCCTGAGGGAGAGACACTAGAGTTCTTTCAAAACGACGAGCTATAG
- a CDS encoding VIT1/CCC1 transporter family protein translates to MDTHLHHTSPPHHDHHHEAHFQSSESVRDVVIGMADGLTVPFALAAGLSGAILGTNIVVTAGLAEIAAGSIAMGLGGYLAARSEAEHYQSEKKREAWEVVHKPEAEAAEIREVFEGYGLTEAEITPIIAALERNPEAYVQFMMRFELGLEEPDPKRALQSAVTIGVSYIVGGLIPLAPYIFLKEHAAAFRLSCLVTLAALCVFGYVKGRFTGTSPWRSALETAGIGGLAAGVAYALAKAFG, encoded by the coding sequence TTGGACACCCATCTCCACCACACCTCTCCCCCGCACCACGACCACCATCATGAGGCACACTTCCAGTCCTCGGAGAGTGTGCGGGATGTGGTCATTGGGATGGCAGATGGGCTCACTGTCCCCTTTGCCCTCGCCGCAGGCCTCTCAGGCGCGATCCTGGGCACCAATATCGTGGTCACCGCGGGGCTGGCGGAGATCGCCGCGGGCTCGATTGCCATGGGGCTCGGGGGCTATCTGGCCGCCCGTAGCGAGGCGGAGCACTACCAGAGCGAAAAAAAGCGTGAGGCCTGGGAAGTGGTCCACAAGCCCGAGGCAGAGGCCGCAGAGATCCGTGAGGTCTTCGAGGGCTACGGCCTCACTGAGGCGGAGATCACCCCCATTATCGCCGCCCTGGAGCGCAATCCTGAGGCCTATGTCCAGTTCATGATGCGCTTCGAGCTGGGCCTCGAGGAGCCCGACCCCAAGCGTGCCCTCCAGAGCGCAGTCACAATCGGGGTTTCCTATATTGTGGGCGGCCTGATTCCCTTAGCGCCCTACATCTTCCTGAAAGAGCACGCCGCCGCCTTTCGCCTCTCGTGCCTCGTGACCCTTGCCGCACTGTGTGTGTTTGGCTATGTCAAGGGCCGCTTCACGGGCACCAGTCCCTGGAGAAGTGCACTAGAGACAGCAGGAATTGGGGGCCTCGCCGCGGGAGTCGCCTACGCTCTCGCGAAGGCCTTTGGATAG